From one Paenibacillus terrae HPL-003 genomic stretch:
- the spo0A gene encoding sporulation transcription factor Spo0A has product MQKIEVLLADDNREFTNLLAEYISDQEDMEVTGIAYNGEEVLQHIAESRNVPDVLILDIIMPHLDGLGVLERLREMNLSPQPKIIMLTAFGQENITQRAVQLGASYYILKPFDMEVLANRVRQLVGPQLVSSSPVTVSSMRSNVVPMGKTKNLDASITAIIHEIGVPAHIKGYQYLREAITMVYNNIEILGSITKTLYPAIAEKFKTTASRVERAIRHAIEVAWTRGNIDSISHLFGYTINISKSKPTNSEFIAMVADKLRIENKVS; this is encoded by the coding sequence TTGCAAAAAATTGAGGTATTGTTGGCTGATGACAACCGGGAATTTACGAATTTGCTTGCCGAATATATTTCCGATCAGGAGGATATGGAAGTTACAGGAATCGCCTATAATGGTGAAGAAGTGCTCCAACACATCGCAGAATCCCGCAACGTACCTGATGTACTCATTTTAGATATTATCATGCCTCATCTGGATGGTCTCGGCGTTTTGGAGCGCTTGAGAGAAATGAACCTGTCTCCACAGCCGAAAATCATTATGCTGACTGCATTCGGTCAAGAAAATATTACGCAAAGGGCCGTACAGCTCGGGGCATCTTATTATATTTTGAAGCCATTTGACATGGAAGTGCTTGCCAACCGTGTTCGTCAATTGGTGGGACCACAATTAGTTAGCAGTAGTCCGGTGACCGTTTCTTCCATGCGGTCTAATGTGGTGCCAATGGGGAAAACGAAAAACCTGGATGCCAGTATTACGGCCATTATCCATGAAATCGGTGTGCCAGCTCACATTAAAGGCTACCAATATTTACGAGAAGCCATTACCATGGTGTACAATAATATCGAAATTTTGGGTTCCATAACTAAAACACTATATCCGGCAATCGCCGAAAAATTCAAAACGACGGCATCCCGTGTGGAACGCGCCATTCGTCATGCTATCGAGGTAGCATGGACACGTGGCAACATCGACAGTATCTCTCACCTGTTCGGATACACCATTAATATCTCCAAATCCAAGCCGACCAACTCAGAGTTTATTGCCATGGTAGCTGACAAGCTGCGGATTGAGAATAAGGTGAGTTGA
- the spoIVB gene encoding SpoIVB peptidase codes for MNFYSRIKLLGLLLVFLICCIGNAKQVHAALPSQASLELFGSHAVKTSQENVIPDLKVYPGGQTIGVKVKSSGVLVVGHHVIQESVDRKVSPGETAGIRLGDRITHMNGKPLDSLTKVAEAVEEAGKNKKPLDITLCRGEQTISTKLTPAYDRDDKAWRLGLYIRDSAAGVGTLTFYAPDQGVYGALGHVITDMNTQTPIVVGSGEIVQSNVTSIAKSQSGEPGEKRAHFLKDHRVLGNIERNTNFGIFGKMSDEPQYGLYSKPIPVAFANEIKEGPAEILTVLEGQQIQRFQAEVVHISQQDKPATKGLVIRIVDPKLLDKTGGIVQGMSGSPIIQNGKLIGAVTHVFVNDPKSGYGCFIEWMLRDAGIMQNNVSLKSSSNLKAS; via the coding sequence TTGAATTTTTACTCCAGGATCAAATTGCTCGGTCTTTTGCTTGTTTTTCTTATTTGTTGTATCGGTAACGCCAAGCAAGTGCATGCAGCGCTGCCTTCACAAGCTTCTCTGGAATTATTCGGTTCCCATGCAGTGAAGACGTCTCAAGAGAACGTGATCCCCGATTTGAAGGTGTATCCAGGGGGTCAGACGATCGGGGTCAAAGTAAAATCTTCAGGAGTGCTTGTTGTTGGTCATCATGTTATTCAGGAAAGTGTGGACCGCAAGGTGTCACCTGGAGAGACTGCCGGGATTCGTCTCGGTGATCGGATCACCCATATGAATGGCAAACCGCTGGATAGCCTGACAAAGGTAGCGGAGGCTGTAGAGGAAGCAGGAAAGAACAAAAAACCGCTCGACATCACGCTTTGCCGAGGGGAGCAGACGATTTCCACCAAGCTAACACCAGCTTATGATCGTGATGACAAAGCATGGCGGCTTGGACTGTATATTAGGGACTCGGCTGCGGGTGTAGGCACCTTGACCTTTTACGCACCGGATCAGGGGGTATACGGGGCCTTGGGGCACGTGATCACCGACATGAATACCCAGACTCCCATTGTTGTGGGCAGCGGAGAAATAGTGCAATCCAATGTGACGTCAATTGCGAAAAGTCAAAGTGGTGAACCTGGGGAAAAACGCGCACATTTTCTCAAGGATCATCGGGTGTTAGGCAATATTGAACGAAACACGAACTTCGGGATTTTTGGGAAGATGTCAGATGAGCCGCAATATGGTTTGTATTCCAAGCCAATACCTGTGGCATTTGCGAATGAAATAAAGGAAGGTCCCGCAGAAATTTTGACTGTATTGGAAGGTCAGCAGATTCAGCGGTTTCAGGCAGAGGTCGTACACATTTCTCAACAGGATAAACCGGCAACCAAAGGACTTGTTATTCGTATCGTAGATCCAAAGCTGCTGGATAAGACCGGGGGAATTGTACAAGGGATGAGCGGAAGCCCAATTATTCAGAACGGCAAGCTCATCGGGGCTGTGACGCATGTATTTGTTAACGATCCGAAATCAGGCTACGGCTGCTTTATCGAATGGATGCTGCGCGATGCAGGAATCATGCAGAATAACGTAAGCTTGAAATCATCCTCTAATCTTAAGGCGAGCTAG
- the recN gene encoding DNA repair protein RecN, translating to MLVTLSIRNLAVVEAVDVHFYKGFHVLTGETGAGKSIIIDALGLIAGGRGSADLVRYGCDKAEMEALFELPVKHPVWATLEEQGIKANAEEHLLIRRELTVQGKSSSRINGQMVNLTMLREVGEQLVNIHGQHEHQSLLRADRHLALLDTFGDSVIGPVKTLYRERYNAFVKAEKEVRELQSSSQKAYQLLDMYRFQLEEIAAAELKLGEDELLAEERVKLSHSEKMMDGISGAYDLLSGRGGLDMINNVLSRLNDVQSYDSKSLQPIAEQIQSAFYQLEDAAFQLRSYREDIEFNPGKLHEVEQRLNQITGLQRKYGDSIEQILEYYSRIEQETDMLENKDERLEQLIAKRDELLSDLLQIAEELTEAREICAEELAEQVEQELKDLQMERTSLKVRIDPIEDPRGYEYKGRRVRPTKQGIDNAEFLISPNPGEPLRPLGKIASGGELSRIMLAMKSIFARHDQIPVLIFDEVDTGVSGRAAQSIAEKLYRLSSVCQVFSITHLPQVACMADHQYLIEKNVHDERTMTQIEALNEDGRVKELARMLGGVEITEKTLHHAQEMLNLAEGKKA from the coding sequence ATGCTGGTCACTTTATCTATACGAAATTTGGCAGTTGTAGAGGCTGTCGATGTTCACTTTTATAAAGGGTTCCACGTATTGACCGGAGAAACAGGTGCCGGTAAATCCATCATTATTGATGCCCTCGGTCTGATTGCTGGAGGCAGAGGTTCCGCCGATCTGGTCCGTTATGGGTGTGATAAAGCAGAGATGGAGGCGCTGTTTGAGCTGCCTGTTAAGCATCCGGTTTGGGCAACGCTAGAAGAGCAAGGTATCAAGGCGAATGCGGAAGAACATCTATTGATTCGGCGGGAACTGACCGTTCAAGGCAAAAGTTCATCGCGGATTAACGGTCAAATGGTCAATTTAACGATGCTGCGTGAGGTGGGTGAGCAACTCGTCAATATTCACGGTCAGCATGAGCATCAAAGTTTGCTACGTGCAGACCGTCATCTGGCGTTGCTGGATACGTTCGGTGATTCGGTCATCGGTCCGGTCAAAACGCTTTACAGAGAGCGCTACAATGCTTTTGTCAAAGCGGAAAAAGAAGTACGGGAGCTGCAAAGTTCCAGTCAAAAGGCCTATCAGTTATTGGACATGTATCGGTTTCAATTGGAGGAAATTGCTGCTGCCGAACTTAAATTGGGAGAGGATGAATTATTGGCAGAAGAACGGGTCAAGCTATCCCATAGTGAGAAAATGATGGATGGGATATCAGGAGCCTACGATCTGCTAAGCGGCAGAGGCGGACTGGATATGATCAATAACGTGTTGTCCAGACTGAATGATGTCCAAAGCTATGACAGCAAAAGCCTTCAGCCCATTGCGGAGCAGATTCAATCTGCTTTTTACCAGCTGGAGGATGCAGCGTTCCAATTACGCTCGTATCGTGAAGATATTGAATTTAATCCGGGCAAGCTGCATGAAGTGGAGCAACGTCTAAATCAAATTACCGGGTTACAGCGAAAATATGGTGATAGTATAGAGCAGATTTTGGAATACTATAGCCGTATTGAGCAGGAAACCGATATGCTGGAGAATAAGGATGAACGGCTGGAGCAATTAATTGCAAAGCGGGATGAGTTGCTTTCGGATTTGCTCCAGATTGCGGAAGAGCTTACAGAAGCGCGTGAAATTTGTGCTGAAGAGCTGGCCGAGCAGGTAGAGCAGGAGTTAAAGGATCTGCAAATGGAAAGAACGTCACTCAAGGTACGTATTGATCCAATTGAAGATCCGCGCGGATATGAATATAAAGGTCGGCGGGTACGCCCAACCAAGCAGGGCATCGATAATGCGGAATTTCTGATTTCCCCGAATCCGGGGGAGCCGCTTCGTCCGCTGGGCAAGATTGCTTCTGGTGGTGAACTGTCCCGTATTATGTTGGCGATGAAAAGTATTTTTGCACGTCATGATCAAATTCCGGTACTCATTTTTGACGAGGTGGATACTGGGGTAAGCGGTCGTGCGGCTCAATCCATTGCCGAAAAGCTGTATCGTTTGTCTTCTGTCTGTCAGGTATTCTCGATTACTCATTTGCCGCAGGTGGCATGTATGGCAGATCACCAGTACCTTATTGAGAAGAATGTTCATGACGAACGTACAATGACGCAAATTGAAGCGTTAAATGAGGACGGACGTGTGAAGGAATTGGCACGTATGCTGGGCGGCGTGGAAATTACCGAAAAAACTTTGCATCACGCACAGGAAATGTTGAATTTGGCGGAAGGAAAGAAAGCCTGA
- the ahrC gene encoding transcriptional regulator AhrC/ArgR → MKGQRHIKIREIISQREIETQDDLVEALRKAGFQVTQATVSRDIKELLLIKVPMDDGRYKYSMPSDQRYNPAQKLKRTLVDNFLHIDYTTNLIVMKCLPGTANSIAALLDNIEWPEIMGTISGDDTILIICRSEENSEAIVNRLMGYIS, encoded by the coding sequence ATGAAGGGTCAACGACATATTAAAATTAGGGAAATTATTTCACAACGGGAAATTGAAACGCAGGACGATCTGGTTGAAGCCTTACGCAAGGCTGGTTTTCAGGTCACTCAAGCCACTGTATCTAGGGACATTAAGGAGCTGCTGCTTATTAAAGTTCCGATGGATGATGGCAGGTACAAATATTCGATGCCTTCAGATCAGCGATATAACCCGGCGCAGAAACTGAAGCGTACATTGGTCGACAACTTTTTACATATTGATTATACGACCAATCTGATCGTGATGAAGTGTCTTCCGGGAACGGCGAACTCGATTGCTGCATTATTGGACAACATTGAATGGCCTGAAATTATGGGTACCATTAGTGGGGATGACACCATTTTGATTATTTGCCGATCAGAAGAGAACAGCGAAGCCATTGTGAATCGTCTTATGGGCTACATTTCCTGA